One Antennarius striatus isolate MH-2024 chromosome 9, ASM4005453v1, whole genome shotgun sequence genomic window, AGCACAGCCGTTATTGAGTGCATTCTATAGAtccattaaccccccccccccatctgaggGGCTGGACTCCTTAGGTGATAAACAGATGAGCTTGATCACTGTGGAGGAAACTGTTACGAAAAATGAAAGAAGTGATGCACCACTTGTGGCAGATGAGCCAGCTGTTACTGGAGGTTTCACCCTTACAGGCTCTGATCCCCCCCTGCTGGTCACTGTCCGCCATTACAGGAGTGGAACACTAATACGCCACAGTGTAATTGATTATCCACAATAATACACTTTAATATGAACAGAGATAATTTGTCCTGTAatggtttttctttcataattgattttttttttcataaattaagtTATTGTTTGGAAAATTTCTATGGGTTcgctatgtaaataaatgaaggtATCCATTGTCATGAATGCACtattaaatgtttattcataaaaacatACTTCAGTTTGACCTTTTTCCCTTGAATCTTTATTAATGTTGTGTTATACTGCAGAACAAATGAGGTTTGTGGCTGAAGATATGAGCCATGTTTATCATTAAGTCAACAGTCACCAGCCAGCGCTCCGGTGTCCTTTgcccttttttttccctctggaTGATTGACTCatttttattactgttgttACCAAACATGTCAACACTTCTTATCACAATCTCTGCAGAGAAAAGCCACCACATAAGTCAGCATGCCTAAAATCTGTGTGGCTTCACATTATGGACGGCATCAAGCGAAAAGTCAAAGTTACTCTTTGTCCTTTTTTGCCTTTCTGCTTCAATAACATGCACGTAACAACTAATGAGCAATATTAACTACTACTTTTACTACCTGATAGCAACAACATATGTTCATAACTGAAATGGTAACTGTGCTGTTTCATCTTATATCAGCACTGTTTGGCGCTCAGCTGGCAGACTGTTGGATCATTACTTGGTGCATTCTGGTActtgtgaaaaaaatacaattttagaaACGTATCTTCTTTATCTCGTGTTGATCTGCCATCTGCATTTTCTCTGCCGGTCACTCTAACTATAAACCACAAGATGCTCTCGTGTCTGGTCTGGTTGCTTAGCGCCACTCAGACAGACGGAAGTTTCAAGAGCAGCGTGTCGTCCAGACACTTCATCAGTCTGACGCAGTCGTTGGATTAAAACTAGTGAACCTTCAATGCAGGTAAAACTTTGATttacatggtttttttttacacgtcaGAAATATTGAAGCTGATCTtgtgctaattttttttctgagaaatcAAGTTACACACTTCATTGTGCATTTGTAATGTGTAtacttataattttttttatttaatgcaaaTCTGTTCTTAATTTTATCCTCCCTCCAAATTTTATTCTTCTTAGTCTGTTTTTATGCCTATTGAATGCTggatatctgtctgtctgtccgttcATCTGTCTAATTTGAACTTTGGtgaaaaaaggaaatttaaaaaaactttcaagTTCTGAGGGAAAAGCATTTTCTTGAGAaatctgactcaaataacttcAGGGACGTCATTGTGAGCAgaacgttaaaaaaaataatctcatacTGAAAGTCAAATGAAGATTGTCCTGAAGTGTTCAATAGACGGAAGTGTGATTCTATTTTTAACAACGCTAAAACCAGAGGCCTGACATGCGTTCTGGGAATGTCCCCTGAAAATGACCTTTCTGAGTAAATCTACAGGAAGCATCAAAACcttcctctctgtcttgccCTTCTAACTCTCCACGTTAGGTGATGCTAATTCCCCAGTCGGTGCTTTAATaagtatttactgtatttggCGTTTATATTCCAAACTAAATTCACTGTGTAAAATGTGATATGAAGCCAAACTACCTCAGTGTGAACGTATCATACCGACTAACCGCTTGTGGTTGAAGACAGGATGTAACAGAATCTCTTTCGTTTTTATGTGAGGCCTGAACCTTTTCCTAGAACCGTCAACctgacacaaaaacatgacaggAGCTGTAAAGGTTGCGTTCATATGCTGTCTGATTCCAGGTAGGCTGCTTAACATTCAAATACAACTGGATGTCTGCTCTAATCATTTTTTACACATTTGCTTGCACATCGCTGTCTGCTATTTGCTGAGATGCTTCTGTTCCTTTCAGGAATTTCATGCCAGAACTGGGCGATCTTCATGCCTCAGTCTGTACAGGGATTATCTGGATCGTGTGTGCAGATCCCCTGCACTTTCAGCTTGCCCTACGGTTGGGATCACCTCCTGGATGCTTCCTGTGAAGCCATTTGGAAGCGAGGGACATGGGGTCAAGGGAAAGTGTTTGAGTCCATCCTCACCGGAGACAACATAGGATTAAACATCCTACCATGGGTACTGACAGGGAACCTCCGTGAGAAGAACTGCACCACCATCTTCCATTGGATGCCAGGGTACAAACAAGGCAGCTATTACTTCGGGCTGGAGTGTGACAATCAGCTGAAGTACGATTTTCAAAGCAGCGTCTTCATCTCCTTTCAAGGTTTGTGATGTCCTGTAACTCTTTTACAGTCTGCTGAAATGTTTTCCACTTCCTCACTAGTTTTACTCCTCAGGTTCACACCCCATCATCAACATAGCTCCATCCCGGGTGATGATAGGGACCCAAGTGAGGTTGACCTGCTCGGCTTTAGTCACCTGCCCCTTCCTCCGCCCGACCCTGACCTGGACCCCCAGGATAGGCCACGTTGAAGAAGTCATGGAACCCACAATGATTACCTCTATTATGCACTTCACCGCTTCCCAACTCCACAGTGGACTGAGGTTCCAGTGCTCCGTTGTTTACTGGCGGCAAGATGGAATGAGGGATATTTGGGATCGAAAAAGCGTAACTTTTGATGTTTATTGTGAGTATGTTTCTGTTGCTTTCATGTCTTGTCGGGTTTTTAGTTCATCTCACGACTAAACTCCATGAAATTCTCTTTCAGACCCCCCACGCACCACATCGGTCAGTTACAACAACAACGGGTCGGTTACAGAGGGTACCGGTGTGACTCTGCACTGCAACTCTGACGCAAATCCACCCGTGAAAAAATACACCTGGTTCAAAGTGGACACAAACGCAAAGGAGACACCAGTGGGTTATGGGATGTCACACTCAACTACAGTCTCGGAAACCAACAGCCGGTTTTACTGCAGAGCCATCAACTCATACGGAACCCAGAACTCGTCCATCGCTCAGATCGACGTCCTCTGTGAGTCGGATTAATGCAGGAGCACAGGTGAGAAACATTCACCAGCACCATGAACTGAAACTTTACTCATGTCTATCCAGTTTCTCCTAAGGACACCCAGGTAATGGTCACCCCTCCCGGTCCAGTACTAGAGGGCAGTTCTGTCAGCCTGGCCTGCAGGAGCCATGCCAACCCTCCCCCTACACACTACACCTGGTACAAAGACGgcaaccaggaagaggagaccACAGGGGTCTTGGTTTTAAACGGCACTGAACTGATCAGCGGAACAGAATACCGCTGTATAGCAAAAAATAACTTGGGAGCAAACATGTCACCCAAGTTTCAGCTGATCATCCAGTGTACGTACCTATCTGTATgtctatatatattatatatcttGACTTTATTAAATTGTTGGCAGTTCTTTGTTAATTCCAACTATCAACCAATTACCTTTTCTGTCTCAGTGGCCCCAGAGAtcctgccttcctcctcctgtatCGAGGAGTCATCCAAGTTCCGATgttcctgcaggagccgggggaACCCGCTTCCATCCCTTATTTGGGAGTTAGCCGGAGAAGCCATCAAGGACTCTGCTGACATCCCAATCAGGGAAACTCGCCTTGGGAATTCAGAGACGAGGAGCTCCATCACCTTGAGCCTTGCGGATGAAGACGTGTCTTCTTTAGTCTGTCGCAGCATCAACTCTCAGGGCAATGATAGTTTCACCTTCAGCAAAGCTCAACAAGGTCAGACGTCTCCACGGCGTTCTCTGTCCAATGATCTGCCTGTTTCCGGCCTCACTGATTGATATGCCCCTCCGGCGCTTTCCAGGCCTCCTCTCTACATCTATTTTGATTGGCCCTTTGATGGGAGTCCTGGGGATGCTGGTGTGCGTCTcgctgatatttttattttacaggtgAGAAATGTGAAAAACCAAACAAGAAAGAGGTTCCACCCAAAACCCCCTGTCGGGAGGTTTTGGTTTGGAACTGTCGTTTGCGGAGCGGTTTTGTTTGGTGATCAGCCTTCTTGTTTTGACCGCAGGAAAAGGAAAGTTAGCCGTTCACCGCACGCTGCTCCTGAGGTGAGTTTATGTCCTTTCAtgcatcagcatcatggctgtcctcaaagggccagatgtaacttataaatgtaactaaatgtaactcaatgcatTGTAACGTAAATGTAACTGTTAAATATAACTACTACTTAAAAAagtatgtttgtttctctgttataacataaatccttatCATTTGTCAGaatattaaacccacagaactccatcaatcaaggatcattgatcagacatttcattttattttattttatattttattgctctgattgtatggcttttgcttttacccatattttatgtttttaattaatttattttacttacaatatttgagccatttggTCTTTTATCTAtagtgggggttttttaatttattcgtCCGTAGAGCACTTTGGTGGACTGTGGTTGctgtaaagtgcttaacaaatacAGTTGGATTGGATTGAAGGATCAcactatccaatgaataaagaaaaataacatcaaacacaagttaggacattaattttgttcaaaatgtttttgtcagtgttaaaatgagctgaattactgcattgtgggaaatgtagttgtggtcaaagcacacttttgacctctttatttttagacactgacctcttatgctctcgcgggccacattaaaaggccgggggccacatttggcccccgggcttTGAGTTTTACACATGTGCTCTAGAGAAAACCCCGTCTCCTCCTCCCCATTAGTGAATTACACTCCTCCTTTGTTTTCCCATAGACCCGCACACAGGTGGATGCGATATATACCAATACAGCCCTCCTGGAGCGGCgaggaggagacgaggaagactCCGTCCACTACGCCGACGTGAACTTTGTTAAACTCCAGGCGAGGAGGGAGGGTGGGctcggaggagaggagggggtcaGAGGATTGGCCTCCCAGACAGACGAGTACGCCCAGGTCTATCCACACTGCAGGAGACACAGTGGAGGAGACTAGAGCTGCCCACTCGTGAGTGGGACAAGAGGAAGTCCAGAGTTACttctttcagttgttttttgttttgttaaattaaaatacactttattgattGCATTTTGAAATTCTGATTCACATTATTGCTACATAGGATGTTCAGAAATGTCTCatcaacataaataaatattaacccgccattttaatgtcttttataACCTTACAAATCAGTTATTTGTGCACAAATACAAATGATCTGGAAAACGGTACGGTGACTCAAAGACGACGCAGTGGATTGATGGAGCtcattgtaataataattatggaGAATTCTGAACACGGTTCACCACAGAATACTGAATATCATCTTCATCGGAGGAGCTGCAGTCCTTCCAGACGGGTCTCAGGTGTTCGGGCTTCGCCTTGAAGATCACCTGTGAATAATTTAGCTCTACCTCGTCTTCATCGTTCGGTGAGTTTGGAGCTTCGGTCGCTTTGAGGTTCTCGTATTCCCggtgttcttcctcttcctagGAGGACGACGAGAGAAATTTACCTCGTCATGAATTCTGATGTGATGAAGTTCACGCTAGCACACATGTTAATGATAGTTTTGTTCTTATTTCtaaacaggaaacagctgtTTGGTTACAGTATCATGAGCACACAGATGTTCTAGAAGAGGGGATATTTCTGCTTTTGTACATTTGTAGATACCATAGAAGCTGCAGAAGCCCAAATGAGCATTATTAACTACTCAATAAGGTTTATGTTTCTTATGTCTTCATCTGCATTTGCGTCAAACTTGCATtgttcatgaaaatctgtcaagGAGTTCAAGTTTTAAAGaagtaggtaaaaaaaaagaatggatcCCTTTTTTTGG contains:
- the LOC137601176 gene encoding myelin-associated glycoprotein-like, yielding MTGAVKVAFICCLIPGISCQNWAIFMPQSVQGLSGSCVQIPCTFSLPYGWDHLLDASCEAIWKRGTWGQGKVFESILTGDNIGLNILPWVLTGNLREKNCTTIFHWMPGYKQGSYYFGLECDNQLKYDFQSSVFISFQGSHPIINIAPSRVMIGTQVRLTCSALVTCPFLRPTLTWTPRIGHVEEVMEPTMITSIMHFTASQLHSGLRFQCSVVYWRQDGMRDIWDRKSVTFDVYYPPRTTSVSYNNNGSVTEGTGVTLHCNSDANPPVKKYTWFKVDTNAKETPVGYGMSHSTTVSETNSRFYCRAINSYGTQNSSIAQIDVLFSPKDTQVMVTPPGPVLEGSSVSLACRSHANPPPTHYTWYKDGNQEEETTGVLVLNGTELISGTEYRCIAKNNLGANMSPKFQLIIQLAPEILPSSSCIEESSKFRCSCRSRGNPLPSLIWELAGEAIKDSADIPIRETRLGNSETRSSITLSLADEDVSSLVCRSINSQGNDSFTFSKAQQGLLSTSILIGPLMGVLGMLVCVSLIFLFYRKRKVSRSPHAAPETRTQVDAIYTNTALLERRGGDEEDSVHYADVNFVKLQARREGGLGGEEGVRGLASQTDEYAQVYPHCRRHSGGD